ACAGAAGTTCAGTGAGTGATCGTCATGCTCTCACTCCAGCTTCAAGGTAATCTTTCAGATTCCAACAAACATATGCACCTGGAACTCAACTTCAGAACACAACACTTCACACACGAGCGCCCACATTCACACTGCGCTCAACCCTTTTCGATTTAACCCTATTCTAATCTTTTTTCTTATTTGAACTGGGTAACAGTCTGAAGGCTCTTAAGAAAGAGAGGGAGATGTTAAGCAAGAAAGTGCATAGGAGGTTCTCAAGAAAAGATAGAGAAAGGCTTTACCAGAAGTGGGGGATTAGGCTGAACACGAAGGAGAGGAGCCTACAGTTGACAAACTATCTATGGACGAGCACAATGGACATGGGACACATCAGGGAGAGTGCTACACTTGTTGCGAAGTTGATTGGCCTTGCAGAGCCACTTCAGGCTCCCAAGGAGATACTTGGAATCAGCTTCTTATCGCGACCAGTTCCAAAGAAAGCCTCTTTCTGGAGAGACACCATGTCTACTCTATAGAACTGTTTGCTCCATGTAGAACAAGATGACTGTAGATATAGCTCAGCTCGAACAGAGATACTGATTGTAAACGAAGCGGCAATCTATAATCTTACTATGATTATTTGATACCTCTTCCTTCCAATGTTTGATGTATCTATGCTGCTCGATTGGACATGCACTAGTGAACTCCATAGTCCATATAGATGCAAAGAGATACAACCGTATCTAATTATTGTCTAGAAAGGTGCCTTACCTTTTAAAAGGATAATAACAAAGAAAATGAGAGAAAATTGCTACTATATTTTGATTGATATTCATATTTTACTGGTAATTCTTATGTTCTTCGTTTTTTTATCTCACTCGTATTTTCTTTTAACATTAATTTACAAAGAGAAAAGAGGGAGAGGGGGATGAAAGGATGGAGTGAATATATAATTAGATATATATATATTTATTTATTACACCTTATTTATTTATATATATTCATGCTAATGATAACATCTCAAAGTTTTGACAAATTACACCTTATATATATATATAAACATGTTCAAAGACAAGAGGAGACCATTTACATTAAAGCATTATTAAATCTTACATCATTGTTCATGATTGGAGGACAGCTCCTTCAGTGATTTTCCATCCTGAGCTTGAACAAGACATCTCATATCTTGTAGTGTATGTTCTGCTATTCGAGGCATCATGCTCTGGATGGAGCACATCAGTTAATTGGGCTAGTTCTTCAAGAGTTGCTTCCACCACAGCACGCTGCCCATCTAGCGACACTGTCACACTGTCAATACTCAAGTTCAAAAGGGTGTAATCATAGGACCAATTAAGCTGTGCAATTTCATTTGCACGATCTGTCCAGATCTTCAACATCTCACCATCCAAGACCTGCCAGATTTTGCAACGTCAGGACAAGCATAAAGACATTGAAACATTTCTTTGCTCTTTGCTGACTAAATGGAGGGTCATTAGATGTAATTAACACAGCAAATTAAATCAACAATTGCAGGTATCCACATCCTCGACAGATTCAGACTTTGATGTGCATATATAAAACTACATAGTGATGCAGCAAATCACTGATGTTTATATGACATCAAAAGAATTTTTCTGATGAGGCCTTAAATGATTCAAAGATATGGTATTTCACGCACCAAAACTAAGGAATTCTCACCTCTGACAATTTATCCACGGAATGCCCAGGTCCAAAAGCCTGAGATTTTATGTTCTGCCATTTCCGAACTAGACCTTCAGCAATTTGTGCGTCCATTTTGGGTAATTCCACTGCAGACTTAACATCTACAGTTATACAGTAGTTTCTAGAGTGAGCTTCTTCTTCATATAAATTGGCATATAAACACCATATGGATGTAAAATGTCGTAAACAACAAAACAACAAACGTCTTTTATCATGACAGAATTAGGAGATAAGGATCTGGGTGCATCAGCTGTGAAACTGTATGCTTATGGTGTGAAATAGACTCGGATAAAATCAGAAATCAGCCCTTACTGCTAGCTAGTGGCTATCAAAAGATTCATATGGATGCTTGTTTTTATCAGTTTGCTGAAATAGCATGTTTCATTAACTATAATACTATATAGAAGTAGAAAGAGTAAAGAGACCAAAAGTATTTATGTTCCAAACATTAACAGGTGAAACCGTGATAGGAAGGCTGCGTTACTGCATAGTTATGCAATAAGACATGGTTATAATCGTACCTGAACTTGTGACCTCAGATGTAGTCACTGAAGCAAGTTCTTTGCGTATACTGGAAGAGCTACTCCTGCCAGGTAAATACTTCAATCCAGCAAAAGTCATCAGTCCAATTACCACACCAGCACACATAATCTTCAGACTTGCATCTTTGATTTGCTCAGTAATTGATTCTTCTTTAAGTGTATCAACAGAACCATCTCTTCCGGAAACCTCAGCGACACGGATAGAATCATCTTCATAGGATTCTTCCACAGGGTCTCCACTGTCTTCAGGAAGAAGAGAATAATTCATCTCATGATCTTCTTGAGGTGTCATATTCTTATATCTTTGACCCAGAGGAAACACCTTCCGCAGGGCCTGAATTGCACTGGTCTTGACACTATCAAGAACTGCAGTAGCTTCAGCACCAATCCTTACTATCGCTGCTGCTGCAGCTAAGGGGGAGCCATTAGTTCCGTCCAGCCTTTCTAAGTATCTCAAGACTGTAGGATCATCATAATAATCACCAAGGCTGAACTCAATATCTTTGGTGTCTTTAAATCTGGGGAATACCACCTCCATTAACCATGTCTCCAATAGCTTGCAAAGTCCGGGAAGATCATTGTCATCGTCATCCTTAGCGTTCTCCAACACAAAATCGACTACAGATGGATTTCTATATGGTGAGTCATCACTGTCTAGGCCCAACCATGAGCGACACTCATCAAGATCCCCAAGAAGAAGTGAACAGAGTCCCCTCTCCAAAGCAAAGTCTATCTCACTATTTTCAATGGTTATATAGGTATTAACAGAGTGGCCTATAGCTGATACCTTATTCTGCTGAAGTTCCCAGAACAGGTTATCAGCATCCTGAATGTGATTAGGTTTTTTACCAACAAAGGCTTGAGCAACAAGTGCAAGCGCCACTCCATAAACTTCATAACTCTCGGCCGGGATGTTTTTTGGTGTTGATACGTATAACTCCACCTTTCAACAATAACAAAAAAGATAGAAACCACCACAAAGATAGGGAAAAAAATTAGACTACAATATAGATCATTGGAAGCAACAAACAGAGACACCGAGGCTACCTGCTCAGCAGCAGTCATACGTAAGAAGACCTCGTTCAGGAAACTGTCACGCGTGAATCCCCCGGCAAGGGCAACTGCTCCGCCTCCTCCAACAGACCACAATATGTTGCGGACACCACGCAGGCCCTCTTCCCTCTTTGATTGGTACTCTTCGTCAAGTGGCAAACCTAGTAGCTCCAAAATGCAACGTGGGGTGATCTCTTCTAGCGTCTCGTCAATTTGTGCTTGAAGATCAGGTGCAAGGCTACTTGCACCTTCCTCCTACATTTCGTAACATCAGTGTTAATCACCTTCAATTAAACTTACTTAACATCAACACGCATAGAAACGAGAACTCGGCATTTACCTGCAAGAGCTTCAAAGCCCTCTCGAGCACCTCACATCCCTGAATAAAATCCGGCGGGGACAATGCCATTGCGTCCCTCGACATGTCAACATAAGCAAGAGCCATCACCAAAACCACATCCTGCTTGAACGATTTCGGCAGCCTCTCTCGCAGCAAGCTCTCCCCAATCCGAAGCACCAGCTCCGTCTTTCCAGCTTCTTGCAGCACACACAGCGCTCCAGGTACCTGCAAATTAGCCCACCTAATCATCTCAATTCCTCAACGATTTTCTGCATTATGCGTATGAAATCTCAAACCGAAACAGAATCGAGAGAGAATTAATTTCCGTAATTAAATTACCTTATCCCAGGGAACGTCGGTGAGAATAGTTCCGTCTTCGTCATCAGCGAGGGAGCGATTGTACTCTCGTCTGGAGGAAGGATCGGCTAGGGTTTCGCAGGCGGCCTGGAGAATCTGTCTCCGGCTGACAAGAGCGTCTTGGGAGAAGCCGTACTGAGGCCGCTTGGAAGCCCTAGCCTCGTAGGCTCTGCGAATGCCGTCGGCGAGGAAATGGGACTGGGTGCCGAGGAGCTGGTAGAAGTCGAGGGGGACGGAGACGTAGCGCTCCGGGGGAGGAGGAGCGAGCGGAGGAGGAGGAGCGAGAGTGGCGGTGGAGGAGTGGTGGTGGTCGGAGGAGGAGGAGTCGCCGAGGAATTGGAAGTCGGAGAGGAGACGGTCGGCCCATTTGCTGGCGGAGAAGAGAGTGGGCTTGAGGCGTTGGGGTTTTCTAGGGGCGGAGAGTCTTGGAGAGAAGAAGGCAATGCCAAAGTGGGTCAAGGTCTCCATTTGCTCACTTGGAAGAGTGTGACTCCGCTTAAACCCTCTGAGCACTGAGCTGCTCCTCTCTGGGTTTCACACTATCATTACCCTCCTTTTTGTTTTTAACGTATACTATAACCTATAGTTTGTATCTATTTTTCTACTTCTAATACTTTTTCTTTCATAATTTTAACAATAATCCGTTGTAGTCTAGTTGGTCAGGATATTCGGCTCTCACCCGAAAGACCCGGGTTCAAGTCCCGGCAACGGAATTCTTTTTCAATTCACTTTTTTTAGACACATGAATTGGGCTGAGAGGGCTCGGTATTGATGCTCGGCCCAATTAATTTCAGATGTTTCCAATTTCTGTTATTAACAAAAGGCCCATCTAATCCTGTAAACGGACTAGATCAACCTAAATTCGGGCTATAAATGTCCATAAATGTAGGTGTATGACAGAAATGAGAAATCAATATGTCATGAATGACTCATATTTCCGGCATTTCTTCATTAATAGGATCAACATCTCTCATTTTTCCAGCATGTCTTCATCAATAAGGCCATCAAAGTTTCAGTTCTAAAAAAAATAAAGTTTCATTGGAATTTCATACCAATCTGCTAAAAAATACAAATATGTAAGAATAAGAGAAATGAGGTAGCAGATTGCATTTTTGTCCCCTACTCATTGGATAAGCAAACTCAAACTTGCCATCTTGCGGCATAATAAGTGGGGATTAAAGCCTTTTGACCTGGTTAAGTTTCTGCTGCTTAAAAATATGGATTCCTTCTATTGTCAATTCTACTTTGTAATTCCCATCTTAGGTGCATGTTGCTTTTGTTTTATAAGCCTAGTGGTTGGCCTGCTCTTTTTTGCTCCTTGTTGACCATTGAGTTCTACATAGTTGTTTTATGATTTGGATCTAGCCCTTGTTTATCTACACGCTTCCATTTACAGCAAGAAAATAACCCCTTAATCATGTATCTTATTCAGAAAATTCTATGATATATTAACACATCAAATTTAGGCTCGTTACCTTTAACATTAGATCAGTTTTGTACAATCATAGACGAACTAATTCATAATTATGTTAAACACAATAATACTTTTATCCTGAATCATTCGGATTCTTGTATATATTAGTAAACGTCAGAATTTGACCACATGTAGTCATTTCTTTACATTTCAAGTAAGTAAACGTGTCTAAAAGTTAACGATGGGTAACATTATTTTATCCTGAATCATTCTGATTCTTGTATATATCAGTAAATGTCAGAATTTGATCACATGCAGTCAATAGTCATTTTTTCAAAGTAAGTAGACGTGTCTTTAAGTTAGCTATGGGCAACATTATGCATGATTTTATTTTTCTCCCTCCAATGGGCCATTTCTAAGAAGAAGAGGTATAAGCGCCGAAAGATAGTGACCATCTCTTCTCATTATCACAGGCACAAACCCCAGTCACACTGCAACGTCCTTTCTCCCTTTCCATCAAAACATGCACAAAAACAAGAAAGAGATATTTAAATACACAATTTTTGGGGAAGAGGGAAGCCAAAACCAAAGCTTTTAAGCAGAGAGGAACAGAACCCACTTACTCGGGTCGCCCACCAACGGCGTCGTTTCTCCGGCCCCCCCCCCCCCCCCCGAACCTATACCTCTGTTTCCACCAAACCCCATTCTCAGTCTCCTCACAATTCATTTCTCTAATGGCAACGGCTAGTTTCTTCTATGGTCTGATCATCCCAATGCTCTACT
The window above is part of the Fragaria vesca subsp. vesca linkage group LG2, FraVesHawaii_1.0, whole genome shotgun sequence genome. Proteins encoded here:
- the LOC101306204 gene encoding protein ACCUMULATION AND REPLICATION OF CHLOROPLASTS 6, chloroplastic-like; translation: METLTHFGIAFFSPRLSAPRKPQRLKPTLFSASKWADRLLSDFQFLGDSSSSDHHHSSTATLAPPPPLAPPPPERYVSVPLDFYQLLGTQSHFLADGIRRAYEARASKRPQYGFSQDALVSRRQILQAACETLADPSSRREYNRSLADDEDGTILTDVPWDKVPGALCVLQEAGKTELVLRIGESLLRERLPKSFKQDVVLVMALAYVDMSRDAMALSPPDFIQGCEVLERALKLLQEEGASSLAPDLQAQIDETLEEITPRCILELLGLPLDEEYQSKREEGLRGVRNILWSVGGGGAVALAGGFTRDSFLNEVFLRMTAAEQVELYVSTPKNIPAESYEVYGVALALVAQAFVGKKPNHIQDADNLFWELQQNKVSAIGHSVNTYITIENSEIDFALERGLCSLLLGDLDECRSWLGLDSDDSPYRNPSVVDFVLENAKDDDDNDLPGLCKLLETWLMEVVFPRFKDTKDIEFSLGDYYDDPTVLRYLERLDGTNGSPLAAAAAIVRIGAEATAVLDSVKTSAIQALRKVFPLGQRYKNMTPQEDHEMNYSLLPEDSGDPVEESYEDDSIRVAEVSGRDGSVDTLKEESITEQIKDASLKIMCAGVVIGLMTFAGLKYLPGRSSSSSIRKELASVTTSEVTSSDVKSAVELPKMDAQIAEGLVRKWQNIKSQAFGPGHSVDKLSEVLDGEMLKIWTDRANEIAQLNWSYDYTLLNLSIDSVTVSLDGQRAVVEATLEELAQLTDVLHPEHDASNSRTYTTRYEMSCSSSGWKITEGAVLQS